From Penaeus monodon isolate SGIC_2016 chromosome 42, NSTDA_Pmon_1, whole genome shotgun sequence, one genomic window encodes:
- the LOC119599127 gene encoding uncharacterized protein LOC119599127 → MSLKIFVISCLAVVAIADQSPYPPPPSSCPLPPPPALTTLPCLHLHHRFLPSTPIPTAISMTRLQPRPLGFPRRLQDQGATTPSTSPTPQAIVNYVGQRDFLLADVTYEGEAQLPRAIRPLTGLPPPRYAPPPPLRLLNNVYPFYNVCIRISECICLGCSNGNMYGRYRARRERVRESLGVSYIKPGIVFGAIIPSAAMSLKIAVIACLAVVAIADQSPYPPPPAPYHPPPPAYHSEPHYPDVPPKYNYNYGISDDYGVNLGHTESRDGYKTEGSYTVDLPDGRRQIVKYVDNGDGLVAEVTYEGEAQYPEHTPAYQPAPPAYAPPPPAPYE, encoded by the exons ATGTCCCTCAAG ATTTTCGTCATCAGTTGCCTGGCTGTTGTGGCCATAGCTGATCAGTCCCCTTATCCCCCgccaccctcctcctgccccctaccACCTCCACCTGCCCTGACCACCCTCCCCtgcctccatctccaccaccg GTTCCTCCCAAGTACACCTATACCTACGGCAATCTCCATGACTAGGCTTCAACCTCGGCCACTCGGATtcccgcgacggctacaagaccAGGGCGCTACAacaccgtcgacctccccgacgCCGCAAGCGATCGTCAATTACGTGGGACAACGCGACTTCCTCTTAGCTGATgtcacctacgagggcgaggctcagttACCCCGAGCAATACGCCCACTTACAGGCCTGCCTCCCCCCCGctacgcccctcctccccccctgcgcCTATTGAATAATGTGTATCCATTCTAT AATGTTTGCATTCGTATTAGTGAATGCATTTGTTTAGGGTGTTCAAATGGAAATATGTATGGTAGATACAG AGCGAggcgcgagagagtgagagagagtctgGGTGTGAGTTACATAAAGCCTGGGATCGTGTTCGGCGCCATCATTCCCTCCGCCGCCATGTCTCTCAAG ATCGCTGTCATCGCTTGCCTGGCTGTTGTGGCCATAGCAGACCagtccccttatccccctccaccTGCCCCCTACCACCCTCCACCACCAGCCTACCACAGCGAACCACATTACCCTGAT gtTCCTCCCAAGTACAACTACAACTACGGCATCTCCGACGACTACGGCGTCAACCTCGGCCACAcggagtcccgcgacggctacaagaccgagggcagctacaccgtcgacctccccgacggTCGCAGGCAGATCGTCAAATACGTGGACAACGGTGACGGTCTTGTAgctgaggtcacctacgagggcgaggctcagtaccccgagCACACGCCCGCTTACCAGCCCGCTCCCCCCGCctacgcccctcctccccctgcgccCTATGAATAA
- the LOC119599354 gene encoding extensin-like → MTLKIAIIVCLAVVAVADQSPYPPPPAYGPPAPYHPPPPAYHSEPQYPDVPPQYTYNYGGRRRILRRQLRPHRVPRRLQDRGQLHRRPPRRPQADRQVCGQRRRSCS, encoded by the exons ATGACTCTCAAG ATCGCCATCATCGTGTGCCTGGCTGTGGTGGCCGTAGCTGATCagtccccttacccccctccccctgcctacGGACCACCTGCTCCTTACCACCCTCCACCACCTGCCTATCACAGCGAACCACAGTATCCTGAT GTTCCTCCCCAGTACACCTATAACTACGGCGGTCGCCGACGGATACTCCGGCGCCAACTTCGGCCACACagagtcccgcgacggctacaagaccgagggcagctacaccgtcgacctccccgacggccgcaagcagatcgtcaaGTATGTGGACAACGGCGACGGTCTTGTAGCTGA